Proteins from a genomic interval of Flammeovirgaceae bacterium SG7u.111:
- a CDS encoding cytochrome c peroxidase codes for MGKHTRLSLIVKISQVIFILLLPALYQSGCTPKKTATIVPPPYFADSIPYPARNPFSPEGITLGKQLFFDPALSANGRISCATCHQPQRAFSDGLPLSNLGSSQETLARHTPALINLAWNKGLFWDGGVKNLESVLFAPLSHPDEMALPLKELVTKLKNDPTYPEQFREVFGNSIQVAYVARALAQYQRSLISANAKYDQVVLGKEGVEFLALEKKGLALFEEKCISCHPAPFFTDHGFHNIGLDSLYPTERENPLQGRYRITLDSADLGKFKTPTLRNITLTAPYMHDGRFATLEEVLDHYSEEMKQSKTLDSTFLDKNGKIGIGLDEKEKEALLSFLHTLTDSGFVNQY; via the coding sequence ATGGGTAAACACACAAGGCTATCGTTAATTGTAAAAATCAGTCAGGTGATTTTCATCCTACTATTACCAGCACTTTACCAGAGCGGGTGTACACCAAAAAAAACTGCTACAATTGTCCCTCCCCCTTACTTCGCCGACTCCATTCCTTACCCTGCCCGCAACCCGTTTAGCCCAGAAGGAATTACTTTGGGCAAGCAGTTGTTTTTCGACCCAGCCCTTTCTGCTAACGGAAGAATTTCTTGTGCCACTTGCCACCAACCCCAGCGCGCTTTTTCCGACGGGCTACCCCTTTCCAACTTGGGCAGTTCTCAAGAAACACTAGCTAGGCATACCCCTGCTCTCATCAATTTGGCTTGGAACAAAGGACTCTTTTGGGACGGTGGCGTAAAAAACTTGGAATCGGTATTATTCGCCCCCCTTTCTCATCCTGATGAGATGGCGTTGCCCCTGAAAGAACTAGTCACCAAACTCAAAAATGACCCGACCTATCCAGAGCAATTCAGGGAAGTTTTTGGAAATAGTATTCAAGTTGCCTACGTGGCGAGGGCACTGGCTCAATACCAGCGATCATTAATTTCGGCAAATGCCAAATACGATCAGGTTGTTTTGGGGAAAGAAGGAGTTGAATTTTTAGCATTGGAAAAAAAAGGATTGGCTCTTTTTGAGGAAAAATGTATTTCTTGCCACCCAGCACCATTTTTTACAGACCACGGTTTCCACAACATTGGGCTGGATTCCTTATACCCAACCGAACGTGAAAATCCCTTGCAAGGACGCTACCGCATCACGCTAGACTCCGCTGACTTGGGCAAATTCAAAACCCCGACCCTCAGGAACATTACCCTTACAGCCCCTTACATGCACGATGGGCGGTTCGCTACGCTGGAAGAAGTACTAGATCATTATTCTGAGGAAATGAAGCAGTCAAAAACATTGGATTCTACCTTTTTAGATAAAAATGGGAAAATTGGAATTGGGCTGGATGAGAAGGAGAAAGAAGCCCTGCTCAGCTTTTTACACACACTGACGGATAGTGGGTTTGTGAATCAGTATTGA
- a CDS encoding HepT-like ribonuclease domain-containing protein, protein MIGEASKNIPKEVKERYSEIPWAEMYLMRNKVSHEYFGIDHEIIWDVAINHLPENKKQIQQVLDDLK, encoded by the coding sequence ATTATAGGAGAAGCCTCCAAAAACATTCCTAAAGAAGTTAAAGAGCGATATTCAGAAATTCCTTGGGCTGAAATGTATTTGATGCGGAATAAGGTTTCCCACGAGTACTTTGGGATTGACCATGAAATAATCTGGGATGTAGCAATAAATCACTTGCCTGAAAACAAAAAGCAAATCCAACAGGTGTTAGACGACCTGAAATGA
- a CDS encoding nucleotidyltransferase family protein, with the protein MITSQDILAKLKELKPILNKEFSVKEIGVFGSFSTGLSTEESDIDILVELEKPIGWKFFSLELYLEKIFNKKIDLVTKNALKAQLKERILDEVKFV; encoded by the coding sequence ATGATTACAAGCCAAGATATATTAGCCAAACTCAAGGAGTTGAAGCCTATTCTTAACAAAGAGTTTTCAGTTAAAGAGATAGGGGTTTTTGGGTCATTTTCTACGGGTCTTTCCACCGAAGAAAGTGACATTGATATTTTGGTGGAGCTTGAGAAACCAATTGGATGGAAGTTTTTTTCACTTGAATTATATCTTGAGAAAATTTTTAACAAAAAGATAGATTTGGTGACTAAAAATGCCTTAAAGGCTCAATTGAAGGAGCGGATTTTGGACGAGGTTAAATTTGTTTGA
- a CDS encoding TIGR01777 family oxidoreductase — protein sequence MQKIVITGGTGFIGLSFAKYLKEKGYSPVLVARSKPKEDFEFAQWDAVTVGDWAKTLEGATAVVNLAGRSVDCIKTPGNADQILRSRVDSTKAVGKAFETLQKPPKVWVQMSTAHIYGDPPTQVCSEGSTHGYGLAPFVGEAWEKTFLEVLPKGVREVRLRTSFVIGKNGGALASLKQIVRLGLGGKAGHGNQGISWLHEDDMNAIMLEAITNESYNGYYISSAPHPVSNKVFMGELRKKMRMPIGLPAPALMVRLGSYLLFKTDPELVLSGRYVKPTRLGKEGFQFKFPTLKEALDDLV from the coding sequence ATGCAAAAAATAGTCATCACAGGAGGAACAGGATTTATCGGTTTGAGCTTTGCCAAGTACTTGAAAGAGAAGGGGTATTCCCCCGTTTTGGTAGCCCGAAGCAAGCCCAAGGAAGACTTCGAGTTTGCCCAATGGGATGCCGTGACGGTAGGGGATTGGGCAAAAACTTTGGAAGGGGCGACTGCGGTGGTGAACTTAGCTGGCAGATCGGTCGATTGTATCAAAACCCCCGGCAATGCTGACCAGATTTTGCGCTCAAGGGTCGATTCTACCAAAGCGGTAGGCAAAGCATTTGAAACCTTACAAAAACCGCCCAAAGTGTGGGTGCAAATGTCCACGGCGCATATTTATGGCGATCCGCCCACTCAGGTTTGCTCTGAAGGTTCAACTCATGGCTACGGACTTGCTCCCTTTGTAGGCGAAGCTTGGGAAAAGACATTTTTGGAAGTATTGCCAAAGGGCGTGCGGGAAGTTAGGCTCCGTACCAGCTTTGTAATTGGGAAAAACGGCGGTGCTTTGGCTAGCCTCAAGCAGATTGTAAGGCTAGGGCTAGGCGGAAAAGCTGGGCATGGCAACCAAGGCATAAGCTGGCTTCACGAAGACGACATGAACGCAATCATGCTCGAAGCCATCACCAATGAAAGTTATAACGGCTATTACATAAGCTCTGCCCCCCATCCCGTTTCCAACAAAGTATTTATGGGAGAATTAAGAAAAAAAATGCGAATGCCAATTGGACTCCCTGCTCCAGCGCTCATGGTTCGTCTGGGTTCGTACCTCCTTTTCAAAACTGACCCCGAACTAGTGCTTAGCGGGAGGTATGTAAAACCTACCAGATTGGGAAAAGAAGGCTTCCAATTCAAATTTCCTACATTGAAGGAGGCTTTGGATGATTTGGTGTGA